A portion of the Micromonospora vinacea genome contains these proteins:
- a CDS encoding flavin-containing monooxygenase → MDTDVAIIGAGFGGLGAAIRLQRAGFTDFLVFDRGEDVGGTWRDNSYPGCACDVPSHLYSFSFAPNPRWSNTFSSQPEIWDYLRGCVDRFGIRPRLRLRHEVREARWDDQRQRWLVRTSGGDHSARVLICAAGPLSDPTIPDLPGIDEFAGTVFHSARWRHDHDLTGRRVAVIGTGASAVQFVPQIQPTVERLTLFQRTPAWIMPRMSRRISTVEQAAFRTVPGAQRAARAGLYLVRESMGLGFLHPAVNRLASRLSVRTLRRQVPDPNLRDKLTPRYAMGCKRVLISNDYWPSLTRPNVDVVTAGIARIVPDGLVTDDDVHHRADTLILGTGFHVTDSPVVRRIHGRGGRSLGDAWTPSMRAYQGTTIAGFPNLFFLLGPNTGLGHTSVVLMIEAQLHLVLAALRHMRARGIQAIEPTARAQRRWTERIDQKMAGTVWQTDCSSWYLDATGRNTTIWPGFATSFRMRLRRFRPADYQIASTGDTPNESEREHADAV, encoded by the coding sequence TCTTCGACCGGGGTGAGGACGTCGGCGGCACCTGGCGTGACAACAGCTACCCAGGCTGCGCCTGCGATGTCCCGTCGCACCTCTACTCGTTCTCGTTCGCCCCCAACCCCCGCTGGTCGAACACCTTCTCCAGCCAGCCGGAGATCTGGGACTACCTGCGCGGCTGCGTCGACCGCTTCGGGATACGCCCGAGGTTGCGGTTGCGCCACGAGGTCCGGGAGGCGCGGTGGGACGACCAGCGCCAACGCTGGCTGGTGCGCACCTCCGGCGGCGACCACAGCGCCCGGGTCCTGATCTGTGCCGCCGGCCCGCTCAGCGACCCGACCATCCCCGACCTGCCCGGGATCGACGAGTTCGCCGGCACGGTGTTCCACTCCGCCCGCTGGCGGCACGACCACGACCTGACCGGCCGGCGCGTCGCGGTGATCGGCACCGGCGCCTCGGCCGTCCAGTTCGTGCCACAGATCCAGCCGACGGTCGAGAGGTTGACGCTCTTCCAGCGCACCCCCGCCTGGATCATGCCGAGGATGTCGCGCCGGATCAGCACGGTCGAGCAGGCCGCGTTCCGCACCGTGCCCGGCGCGCAGCGGGCCGCCCGGGCAGGGCTCTATCTGGTACGCGAGAGCATGGGCCTGGGCTTCCTGCACCCGGCGGTCAACCGCCTCGCCTCGCGCCTGTCAGTGCGCACGCTGCGACGTCAGGTTCCTGACCCGAACCTGCGGGACAAGCTCACCCCCCGGTACGCGATGGGCTGCAAACGGGTGCTGATCTCCAACGACTACTGGCCGTCGCTCACCCGACCGAACGTCGACGTGGTCACCGCCGGCATCGCTCGGATCGTGCCGGATGGCCTCGTCACCGACGACGACGTCCACCACCGGGCGGACACCCTCATCCTCGGGACCGGCTTCCACGTCACCGACTCCCCCGTCGTACGGCGCATCCACGGTCGGGGCGGGCGCAGCCTGGGCGACGCGTGGACCCCCAGCATGCGCGCGTACCAGGGCACGACCATCGCCGGCTTCCCCAACCTGTTCTTCCTGCTCGGCCCGAACACCGGGCTCGGGCACACCTCGGTGGTGCTGATGATCGAGGCGCAGCTGCACCTGGTGCTCGCGGCGCTGCGTCACATGCGGGCCAGAGGCATCCAGGCCATCGAGCCCACCGCGCGGGCGCAACGACGCTGGACCGAGCGGATCGACCAGAAGATGGCCGGCACCGTCTGGCAGACCGACTGTTCGAGCTGGTACCTCGACGCCACCGGCCGGAACACCACCATCTGGCCGGGCTTCGCCACCAGTTTCCGGATGCGGCTGCGCCGGTTCCGCCCGGCCGACTACCAGATCGCCTCGACCGGCGACACCCCCAACGAATCGGAGCGGGAGCACGCCGATGCGGTATGA
- the fdh gene encoding formate dehydrogenase yields MGVRSWFEGWPVYRQLTGTDPLGRGAAAKSDGSRTLTARTDTADSMARSVCPYCAVGCGQRVFVKDGQVSQIEGDPDSPISRGRLCPKGSASKSLVTSPLRQTTVRYRRPYGTEWEDLDLDTAMNMIADRVLAARDETWEDVDAEGRPLNRTLGISSLGGATLDNEENYLIKKLFTAAGALQIENQARIUHSATVPGLGTSFGRGGATQYQQDLSNSDVIVIQGSNMAEAHPVGFQWVMEAKRRGAKVFHVDPRFTRTSALADSYLPIRAGTDIALLGGVVRYILDNELDFREYVVAYTNAATIVTEEYADTEDMHGLFSGFNDDNATYDQASWRYEGHPQDQATRDSETQRETAAGLEHESHGAPVGGETERDETLQHPRCVYQILKRHFSRYTPEMVERVCGIPQEKFLELAQAWTENSGRERTGMLVYSVGWTQHSVGVQYIRTGAIIQLLLGNVGRPGGGVMALRGHASIQGSTDIPTLFNLLPGYLPMPHHAEHPTLDKWVDSIAHPGQKGFWGNARTYGVNLLKAYWGDAATAENDYCYGYMPRMTGDHGTYQQVLNMIDGKIKGYFLLGQNPAVGSAHGRAQRLGMANLDWLVVRDLFMIESATFWQNAPEIETGEIAPEKCRTEVFFLPAASHVEKEGTFTQTQRLLQWREKAVEPPGDARSELWFFYHLGRIIRERLATSTKPRDRALLDLAWDYPTHGPHVEPSAEAVLREINGYDVATGRPLASFTEMKDDGSTVGGCWIYTGVYADGVNQAARRKPGSEQSLVAPEWGWAWPANRRILYNRASADPDGNPWSERKRYVWWDADKSEWTGYDVPDFEKTKPPSYRPAHDASGVAGIAGDDPFILQGDGKGWLYAPTGVLDGPMPTHYEPVESPVRNPLYRQQANPTRKVYTHPINTLNPSPPQEHSHVFPYVFTVSRLTEHHTAGGMSRNVSPLAELQPEMFVEVSPELAALRGLSHLGWAHLVTSRAAVEAKVLVTDRVTPLRVDGRIIHQVWLPYHFGYEGLVTGDSANDLFGITLDPNVLIQESKVGTCDVRPGRRPRGQDLLDLVVDYRRRSGNLVHRYPPMVTTDVADSSSDQEA; encoded by the coding sequence ATGGGGGTGCGCAGCTGGTTCGAGGGCTGGCCGGTCTACCGCCAGCTCACCGGCACCGACCCGCTCGGCCGGGGTGCTGCGGCGAAGTCCGACGGGTCCCGCACGCTCACCGCCCGCACCGACACCGCCGATTCGATGGCCCGGTCCGTCTGCCCGTACTGCGCCGTGGGTTGTGGTCAGCGGGTGTTCGTGAAGGACGGCCAGGTCAGTCAGATCGAGGGTGATCCGGACAGCCCGATCTCGCGGGGTCGGCTCTGCCCGAAGGGTTCGGCGAGCAAGAGCCTGGTGACCAGTCCGCTGCGGCAGACCACTGTCCGCTACCGCCGGCCGTACGGCACCGAGTGGGAGGACCTCGACCTCGACACGGCGATGAACATGATCGCCGATCGGGTCCTGGCCGCCCGGGACGAGACCTGGGAGGACGTCGACGCCGAGGGTCGACCGCTCAACCGGACGCTGGGCATCTCCAGCCTGGGTGGGGCGACGCTGGACAACGAGGAGAACTACCTCATCAAGAAGTTGTTCACCGCGGCGGGCGCGTTGCAGATCGAGAACCAGGCGCGCATTTGACACTCCGCCACCGTCCCCGGTCTGGGGACCAGCTTCGGTCGTGGCGGCGCCACCCAGTACCAGCAGGACCTGTCGAACTCCGACGTGATCGTCATCCAGGGTTCGAACATGGCCGAGGCGCACCCGGTGGGCTTCCAGTGGGTGATGGAGGCCAAGCGTCGGGGCGCGAAGGTCTTCCACGTCGATCCGCGCTTCACCCGCACCAGCGCGCTGGCTGACTCGTACCTGCCGATCCGGGCGGGCACGGACATCGCGCTGCTCGGCGGGGTGGTGCGCTACATCCTCGACAACGAACTGGACTTCCGGGAGTACGTCGTCGCCTACACCAACGCCGCGACGATCGTGACCGAGGAGTACGCCGACACCGAGGACATGCACGGCCTCTTCTCCGGATTCAACGACGACAACGCCACCTACGACCAGGCCAGTTGGCGGTACGAGGGCCACCCGCAGGACCAGGCGACCCGCGACAGCGAGACGCAGCGGGAGACCGCGGCCGGGCTGGAGCACGAGTCGCACGGCGCGCCGGTCGGCGGCGAGACCGAACGTGACGAGACATTGCAGCACCCGCGCTGCGTCTACCAGATCCTCAAGCGGCACTTCTCCCGCTACACCCCGGAGATGGTGGAACGGGTCTGCGGCATCCCGCAGGAGAAGTTCCTCGAACTGGCCCAGGCATGGACGGAGAACTCCGGCCGGGAGCGGACCGGCATGCTCGTCTACTCGGTGGGCTGGACGCAGCACAGCGTCGGCGTGCAGTACATCCGCACCGGCGCGATCATCCAGCTGCTGCTGGGCAACGTGGGCCGGCCGGGGGGTGGGGTGATGGCCCTGCGCGGGCACGCCAGCATCCAGGGGTCCACCGACATCCCGACGCTGTTCAATCTGCTTCCGGGCTACCTGCCGATGCCGCATCACGCCGAGCACCCGACCCTGGACAAGTGGGTGGACAGCATTGCGCACCCCGGGCAGAAGGGCTTCTGGGGCAACGCCCGCACCTACGGCGTGAACCTGCTCAAGGCGTACTGGGGTGACGCGGCCACAGCCGAGAACGACTACTGCTACGGGTACATGCCGCGGATGACCGGTGACCACGGCACGTACCAGCAGGTACTCAACATGATCGACGGGAAGATCAAGGGGTACTTCCTGCTCGGGCAGAACCCGGCGGTCGGCTCCGCGCACGGCCGCGCGCAGCGCCTGGGCATGGCCAACCTGGACTGGCTGGTCGTCCGTGACCTGTTCATGATCGAGAGCGCCACGTTCTGGCAGAACGCACCGGAGATCGAGACTGGCGAGATCGCGCCCGAGAAGTGCCGCACCGAGGTGTTCTTCCTGCCCGCCGCCTCGCACGTGGAGAAGGAGGGCACCTTCACCCAGACCCAACGGCTGTTGCAGTGGCGGGAGAAGGCCGTCGAGCCACCAGGCGACGCCCGCTCCGAGCTGTGGTTCTTCTACCACCTCGGCCGCATCATCCGGGAACGGCTGGCGACGTCGACGAAGCCGCGCGACCGTGCGCTGCTCGACCTCGCCTGGGACTACCCCACGCACGGCCCGCACGTCGAGCCGAGCGCCGAGGCGGTGCTGCGCGAGATCAACGGGTACGACGTGGCCACCGGCCGGCCGCTGGCGTCGTTCACCGAGATGAAGGACGACGGCTCCACCGTCGGCGGTTGCTGGATCTACACCGGGGTGTACGCCGACGGCGTCAACCAGGCGGCCCGCCGCAAACCCGGCTCGGAGCAGTCCCTGGTGGCGCCCGAGTGGGGTTGGGCGTGGCCGGCGAACCGGCGCATCCTCTACAACCGCGCCTCCGCCGACCCGGACGGCAACCCGTGGAGTGAGCGCAAACGCTACGTCTGGTGGGACGCGGACAAGAGTGAGTGGACCGGCTACGACGTGCCGGACTTCGAGAAGACCAAACCGCCGTCCTACCGACCGGCGCACGACGCCTCGGGTGTGGCGGGCATCGCCGGCGACGACCCGTTCATCCTTCAGGGCGACGGCAAAGGCTGGCTGTACGCGCCCACCGGTGTGCTCGACGGACCGATGCCCACCCACTACGAGCCTGTCGAGTCGCCGGTGCGCAACCCGCTCTACCGGCAGCAGGCCAACCCGACCCGCAAGGTGTACACCCACCCGATCAACACGTTGAACCCGAGCCCGCCGCAGGAGCACAGTCACGTGTTCCCGTACGTGTTCACTGTCAGCCGGCTCACCGAGCACCACACCGCCGGCGGGATGAGCCGCAACGTGTCGCCCCTGGCCGAGTTGCAACCCGAGATGTTCGTCGAGGTGTCGCCGGAGTTGGCGGCCCTGCGAGGGTTGAGTCACCTGGGCTGGGCCCACCTGGTCACCAGCCGCGCGGCAGTCGAGGCGAAGGTGCTGGTGACCGACCGCGTGACGCCGCTGCGAGTGGACGGCCGGATCATCCACCAGGTCTGGCTGCCGTACCACTTCGGCTACGAGGGTCTGGTGACAGGCGATTCGGCAAACGACCTGTTCGGCATCACCCTCGACCCCAACGTCCTGATTCAGGAGAGCAAGGTCGGCACGTGCGACGTCCGGCCCGGACGACGCCCGAGAGGACAGGACCTGTTGGACCTCGTCGTCGACTACCGGCGGCGGTCGGGGAACCTCGTCCACCGCTACCCACCGATGGTCACGACCGACGTCGCCGACAGCAGCAGCGACCAGGAGGCCTGA
- a CDS encoding alpha/beta fold hydrolase, which yields MSIHFRRAGSGEPLVLIHGIGHRHQAWEPVFDRLTAHHEVIALDLPGFGNSPVPGTGMPADMAATVAGVLPALTEWGLERPHVAGYSLGGAISLELAASGAVASATAFSPAGFFTAAERRRALAILRLLRANSYLPTTIMRAALRSAYLRALCFAPLMARPTLLDVERALGDALALRRGLGFNAVARAARDYRFDCLRLSDAAVPVTIGWGDCDRIFGVHQAERARAGLPAARVVTLPRCGHVPMSDDPDLVATLILETTGAVPRTERPDPSVSV from the coding sequence ATGAGTATTCATTTCCGACGTGCCGGCAGCGGAGAGCCGCTCGTGCTCATCCACGGCATCGGTCACCGCCATCAGGCGTGGGAGCCGGTGTTCGACAGGCTCACCGCCCACCACGAGGTGATCGCGCTCGACCTGCCCGGATTCGGGAACTCTCCGGTGCCCGGCACCGGCATGCCCGCCGACATGGCCGCCACAGTGGCCGGGGTCCTACCGGCCCTGACCGAGTGGGGGCTGGAGCGCCCGCACGTCGCCGGCTACAGCCTCGGTGGGGCGATCAGCCTGGAGCTTGCCGCCAGCGGGGCGGTCGCCTCGGCCACCGCCTTCTCCCCCGCAGGCTTCTTCACAGCGGCGGAGCGCCGGCGGGCGCTGGCCATCCTCCGGCTGCTGCGGGCCAACTCGTACCTGCCCACCACGATCATGCGGGCCGCGCTGCGCTCGGCGTATCTGCGGGCGTTGTGCTTCGCACCGCTGATGGCCCGCCCCACGCTGCTGGACGTCGAGCGCGCGCTGGGCGACGCGCTCGCCCTGCGACGCGGGCTCGGCTTCAACGCCGTGGCCAGAGCCGCCCGCGACTATCGCTTCGACTGCCTTCGGCTGTCCGACGCGGCGGTGCCGGTGACCATCGGCTGGGGAGACTGCGACCGGATCTTCGGCGTCCACCAGGCCGAGCGCGCCCGCGCGGGCCTGCCGGCGGCACGGGTGGTGACGCTGCCCCGTTGCGGACACGTGCCGATGAGCGACGACCCGGATCTGGTCGCGACGCTCATCCTGGAGACCACCGGCGCCGTGCCCCGAACCGAACGACCGGATCCGTCGGTCTCCGTATAA
- a CDS encoding 4Fe-4S dicluster domain-containing protein → MPHANALYGPLDPAPDAGYENPPPRMGFFTDTSVCIGCKACEVACKEWNGVPESGLDLLGMSYDNTGALTANSWRHVAFVEQPRSAGWATPAFAGDPDGPPISPVTAAIGARTATDTGTDPGLDTGSPAAAARMSGGPEFLGMPGGQPPGRGSGAEGRTDFRWLMMSDVCKHCTHAACLDVCPTGSLFRTEFGTVVVQEDICNGCGYCISACPYGVIDQRKDDGRAWKCTLCYDRLGVGMTPACAQACPTESIQYGELDELRERAAARVTKLHERGVPEARLYGHDPNDGVGGDGAFFLLLDEPEVYGLPPDPIVTTRDLPAMWKRAGLAAMTMAVATAVAFLGRRR, encoded by the coding sequence ATGCCCCACGCCAACGCCCTGTACGGGCCGCTGGACCCCGCACCGGACGCCGGCTACGAGAACCCGCCGCCGCGGATGGGGTTCTTCACCGACACCAGCGTCTGCATCGGCTGTAAAGCGTGCGAGGTGGCCTGCAAGGAGTGGAACGGCGTCCCCGAGAGTGGGCTCGATCTGCTCGGCATGTCGTACGACAACACGGGCGCGTTGACCGCCAACTCGTGGCGGCACGTCGCGTTCGTGGAGCAGCCCCGCTCGGCCGGCTGGGCGACTCCGGCGTTCGCGGGGGACCCGGACGGGCCACCGATCAGCCCGGTGACGGCGGCGATCGGCGCGCGTACCGCCACCGACACCGGCACGGATCCCGGCCTGGACACCGGCTCGCCCGCCGCGGCGGCCCGCATGTCGGGCGGCCCGGAGTTTCTGGGGATGCCGGGCGGGCAGCCGCCGGGGAGGGGCTCGGGCGCGGAGGGACGGACGGATTTCCGTTGGCTGATGATGTCGGACGTCTGTAAGCACTGCACCCACGCGGCCTGCCTGGATGTCTGCCCCACAGGTTCCCTGTTCCGCACGGAGTTCGGCACCGTGGTGGTGCAGGAGGACATCTGCAACGGCTGCGGTTACTGCATCTCCGCCTGCCCGTACGGCGTCATCGATCAGCGCAAGGATGATGGTCGGGCGTGGAAGTGCACGCTGTGCTACGACCGGCTCGGGGTGGGGATGACGCCCGCGTGCGCGCAGGCGTGCCCGACGGAGTCGATCCAGTACGGGGAACTGGACGAGTTGCGGGAGCGGGCTGCCGCGCGGGTGACGAAGCTGCACGAGCGGGGAGTGCCGGAGGCGCGGCTGTACGGGCACGACCCCAACGACGGTGTCGGTGGTGATGGTGCGTTCTTCCTGCTGCTGGACGAGCCGGAGGTGTACGGGCTGCCACCGGACCCAATCGTGACCACCCGCGACCTGCCGGCCATGTGGAAGCGTGCCGGCCTGGCGGCGATGACGATGGCGGTCGCCACGGCTGTCGCGTTCCTGGGCAGGCGGCGATGA
- the nrfD gene encoding NrfD/PsrC family molybdoenzyme membrane anchor subunit, giving the protein MTRGGEQLTVPPAEFASYYGRPVLKAPVWKYDIAGYLFTGGLAAGSALIGAGAQLTGRPGLRTVGRWTALGGVAASTYLLVHDLGRPARFHHMLRVAKVTSPMSVGTWILAAFGPLAGVAAVAELAPLLPQHGVLGLARRIAPPIGNVAGLAAAATAPALATYTGVLLADTAVPSWHDAYPSLPFVFAGSALAAASGVGLIAAPAAETAPLRRLALAAVAIELGGGHRLERQGLTSEPYTHGRSGRLVRAGRALLAVGTATALLSRRSRILSAISGAALVASSVATRFGVFEAGRVSARDPKYTVVPQRERLAENRSTTQL; this is encoded by the coding sequence ATGACCCGCGGCGGCGAGCAGCTCACGGTGCCGCCGGCCGAATTCGCCTCCTATTACGGCCGGCCGGTGCTGAAGGCGCCGGTGTGGAAGTACGACATCGCCGGCTACCTGTTCACCGGAGGCCTCGCCGCGGGAAGTGCGCTGATCGGCGCGGGCGCCCAACTGACCGGACGACCCGGGCTGCGCACTGTGGGCCGTTGGACGGCCCTCGGCGGCGTCGCCGCCAGCACGTACCTGCTGGTCCACGACCTCGGCCGGCCGGCCCGCTTCCATCACATGCTCCGGGTGGCCAAGGTGACCTCGCCGATGTCGGTCGGCACCTGGATTCTCGCCGCGTTCGGCCCGCTGGCCGGCGTGGCCGCGGTCGCCGAGCTCGCGCCGCTGCTCCCGCAGCACGGTGTGCTCGGCCTCGCCCGTCGGATCGCACCGCCCATCGGCAACGTCGCCGGCCTGGCCGCCGCGGCCACCGCGCCGGCGCTGGCGACGTACACCGGGGTGTTGCTCGCCGACACGGCAGTGCCGTCCTGGCACGACGCCTACCCGTCGCTGCCGTTCGTCTTCGCCGGCAGCGCGCTCGCCGCCGCGTCCGGGGTCGGACTGATAGCGGCACCAGCCGCGGAGACCGCCCCACTGCGACGACTCGCCCTGGCCGCCGTGGCCATCGAGCTGGGCGGGGGGCACCGGCTGGAGCGGCAGGGCCTCACCAGCGAGCCCTACACGCACGGACGCAGCGGCCGGCTCGTCAGGGCGGGACGCGCCCTGCTGGCCGTGGGTACCGCCACCGCTCTGCTCAGCCGCCGCAGCCGGATCCTGTCGGCGATCTCCGGCGCCGCCCTGGTGGCATCGTCGGTCGCCACCCGGTTCGGCGTCTTCGAAGCGGGACGGGTGTCGGCACGCGATCCGAAGTACACGGTCGTGCCGCAACGGGAGCGGCTCGCCGAGAACCGGTCGACCACCCAGCTCTGA
- a CDS encoding OFA family MFS transporter — protein sequence MLSVFDPRHTVAPPGYSRWLIPTAALAVHVCIGQVYATSVYKNSLIAHFDTSQTAIGAIFSIAIVMLGSSAAVGGRWVERNGPRRAMFVSACFWALGFLVGALGIATQQLWLLYLGYGVIGGIGLGIGYISPVSTLIKWFPDRPGLATGLAIMGFGGGALIAGPLARQLLSLYDSGYNPNNPAAVASGNALVALFVTFGIGYFVIMMFGPFNVRVPAPDWRPAGFDPASVAARPLVTTASVSASNAVRTRSFWLLWIVLFCNVTAGIGILEQASPMIQDFFRDNGTATTVSVTAAAGFVGVLSLFNMAGRFVWSTTSDLIGRKPIYMVYLGVGMVLYLLLAVAGHSATAVFVLIAAAIISFYGGGFATMPAYLRDLFGTFQVGAIHGRILTAWSAAGVAGPLIVNGILDTQGKPGTLTAAAYRPALFTMVGILAIGFIANLLVRSVPERFHEPNRGPTSPVAKATVTEPVALGRDSQPPAPPRVGSQTGRLWLSWLLIAVLLGYGIVQTAITAAKLFTG from the coding sequence ATGCTGTCGGTCTTCGATCCCCGGCACACGGTCGCTCCCCCGGGATACAGCCGCTGGCTCATCCCGACCGCCGCACTGGCCGTGCACGTCTGCATCGGCCAGGTCTACGCGACGAGCGTCTACAAGAACTCCCTCATCGCGCACTTCGACACCAGCCAGACGGCGATCGGGGCGATCTTCAGCATCGCCATCGTCATGCTGGGTTCGTCCGCGGCCGTGGGTGGCCGTTGGGTGGAGCGGAACGGGCCCCGCCGGGCGATGTTCGTCTCCGCCTGCTTCTGGGCCCTCGGGTTCCTGGTCGGCGCGCTCGGCATCGCGACCCAGCAACTCTGGCTCCTCTACCTCGGATACGGCGTCATCGGCGGCATCGGGCTCGGCATCGGCTACATCTCGCCGGTCTCCACACTGATCAAGTGGTTCCCGGACCGCCCCGGCCTCGCCACCGGCCTGGCCATCATGGGGTTCGGCGGCGGCGCCCTGATCGCCGGCCCGCTCGCGCGCCAACTGCTCTCCCTCTACGACTCCGGCTACAACCCCAACAACCCGGCTGCCGTGGCTTCGGGCAACGCCCTCGTGGCGCTCTTCGTCACCTTCGGCATCGGATATTTCGTGATCATGATGTTCGGCCCGTTCAACGTCCGGGTTCCGGCGCCGGACTGGCGGCCCGCCGGGTTCGACCCCGCGAGCGTCGCCGCCCGACCTCTGGTGACGACGGCGAGCGTGTCCGCGTCGAACGCCGTACGTACCCGGTCGTTCTGGTTGCTGTGGATCGTCCTGTTCTGCAACGTCACAGCGGGCATCGGCATCCTGGAGCAGGCAAGCCCGATGATCCAGGACTTCTTCCGGGACAACGGCACCGCCACCACCGTCTCGGTGACGGCGGCGGCCGGTTTCGTGGGAGTGCTGTCGCTGTTCAACATGGCTGGGCGGTTCGTCTGGTCGACGACGTCCGACCTCATCGGGCGCAAGCCCATCTACATGGTCTACCTCGGCGTCGGCATGGTGCTGTACCTGCTGCTCGCCGTGGCCGGTCACTCCGCGACAGCGGTCTTCGTGCTGATCGCCGCCGCCATCATCTCCTTCTACGGCGGTGGCTTCGCCACCATGCCCGCCTACCTGCGTGACCTGTTCGGCACCTTCCAGGTCGGGGCCATCCACGGCCGGATCCTCACCGCCTGGTCGGCCGCGGGTGTCGCCGGCCCGCTGATCGTCAACGGGATCCTCGACACGCAGGGCAAGCCCGGCACCCTCACCGCGGCGGCGTACCGGCCCGCGCTGTTCACCATGGTCGGCATCCTCGCCATCGGATTCATCGCGAACCTGCTGGTCCGTTCCGTGCCCGAGCGGTTCCACGAACCGAACAGAGGGCCGACCTCGCCGGTGGCGAAGGCCACCGTCACCGAGCCGGTCGCGCTCGGGCGGGACAGCCAGCCGCCCGCGCCGCCGCGCGTCGGTAGCCAGACCGGGCGGCTCTGGTTGTCGTGGCTGCTGATCGCGGTGCTCCTCGGGTACGGAATCGTCCAGACCGCCATCACCGCCGCGAAGCTGTTCACCGGCTGA
- a CDS encoding SDR family oxidoreductase: MRYDLAGKVLLITGAARGIGAQLAREAVARGARVALVGLEGELLRQLSADLDAHWYECDVTDQAALDAAVASTVDRFGGIDVVVANAGIANLGTVAVGPVDALIRTVEVNLCGAIRTVSAALPHVTAARGHVLIVSSAAAFTAMPGMAAYCASKAGVEQFANVLRLETRPRGVTVGTAHPIWIDTDLVRDIRDDLASFRTALRRLPWPLSTVVPVEQCVEALLRGIERRQRKVYVPRSLALVQALRPVVLSGLSDALITRFGGQTMVDQMEDEVRQLGRSFGRTSVGEQS, translated from the coding sequence ATGCGGTATGACCTGGCGGGCAAGGTCCTGCTCATCACCGGCGCGGCGCGCGGCATCGGGGCGCAGCTGGCCCGCGAGGCCGTCGCCCGCGGGGCCCGGGTCGCCCTCGTCGGTCTGGAAGGCGAGCTGCTCAGGCAGCTCAGCGCCGACCTCGACGCGCACTGGTACGAGTGTGACGTCACCGACCAGGCGGCGTTGGACGCGGCAGTTGCCTCCACTGTGGACCGCTTCGGTGGCATCGACGTCGTCGTGGCCAACGCGGGCATCGCGAACCTCGGCACCGTCGCCGTGGGACCGGTCGACGCGCTGATCCGTACCGTCGAGGTGAACCTCTGCGGCGCGATCCGCACTGTCAGCGCGGCGCTCCCGCACGTCACCGCCGCCCGTGGCCACGTCCTGATCGTCTCGTCGGCTGCCGCCTTCACGGCGATGCCCGGCATGGCCGCCTACTGCGCGTCCAAGGCGGGTGTGGAGCAGTTCGCCAACGTGCTGCGCCTGGAGACCCGCCCACGCGGCGTCACCGTCGGCACGGCGCACCCGATCTGGATCGACACCGACCTGGTCCGCGACATCCGTGACGACCTGGCATCGTTCCGCACCGCGCTGCGCCGGTTGCCGTGGCCGCTGTCCACAGTCGTACCCGTCGAGCAGTGCGTCGAGGCCCTGCTCCGCGGCATCGAGCGCCGCCAGCGCAAGGTGTACGTGCCGCGGTCGCTCGCCCTCGTGCAGGCGCTGCGGCCGGTGGTGCTGAGCGGCCTCTCGGACGCGTTGATCACCCGGTTCGGGGGCCAGACCATGGTCGACCAGATGGAGGACGAGGTACGCCAGCTCGGGCGTTCCTTCGGCAGGACGTCGGTGGGAGAGCAGTCATGA